The Thermodesulfobacteriota bacterium genome includes the window CCCATATCCCGACCGTTAAGGAACTTGAGCTTCCCGAATCTTTTTATAAAATGGCCAGGGAAAAAAATGGGATAATTCTCTTCACCGGCGCCACGGGCACCGGTAAATCGACCTCTCTTGCGGCCATCCTCAATGAGATAAATGAGGCGGAGCCGCTGCACGTTATCACCCTGGAAGACCCGATAGAGTTTGTTCATGCCCATAGGAAGGCCACATTTAACCAGAGGGAGCTGGGCGCGGATTTCGACAGCTTTGCCCACGGGCTTCGTGCCGCCCTCAGGCAGGCCCCGAATGTAATCCTGGTGGGCGAGATGCGCGACCGCGAAACCATAGAGATCGGTCTGAGCGCCGCGGAGACAGGTCATCTGGTGTTTTCCACCCTGCATACGGTAGATGCCGGTCAGACCGTCAACCGTATTATAGGCATGTTTAGTAAGGATGAAGAACAGCAGATCCGCATACGCCTCGCTGATACCACACGCTGGGTGGTCTGCCAGAAACTCCTGCCCAAAGTGGGCGGGGGGAGAGTGGCTGTCTTCGAGGTCATGAACAACAACGTGCGGATCAAAGACTCTATTTTGAACGGCGAGTCGGAAGGAAAGACATTTTACGAGATCATAGACAGCGGTGAGGCATTCAACATGCAGACCTTCGATAAAGATATCCTTCGTTCTTACGAGCGAGGCCTGATTACGGAAGAAACTGCCCTGGCTTATGCCTCACACCGTGCGGTGGTCAGCCGGGGCATAGACCAGCTCAAGGCCCAGAAAGGTGAAAAGACCTCCGATATCGAGGGGTTGAAGCTGGACGGGAATTATGGCAAGGAACACAGGAGGTAAATCTTAAATATGGAAATCTCATGCCCTGGATGTCAGAAGCGCTTTCTTGTTCCGGATGAAAAGTTACCGGCGAACACCAAAGTCGTCCTTACCTGCCCGGATTGCAAAGGTAAGATTCCTATAGATACGAGGGGAAAAAGTGAAGAGCCCGGCCCTTTGCCGGATACCGATCAGGATGTCGCCATTGAATTCTTCGAAGAAGGGACGAAGACAGGGCTGGTTTGTGTGCCGGATGAGTCTATGAAGGAGGGCGTTGTTCGTGTCCTGGAGGAGTTTGACTACAAAACGAGTGCGGCCGATGACCTGCGGACCTTTTATGCCAAGGTACGTTATAATCATTATGGCGTGATAGTCGTAAGTGAAAAATCCGCGGAAGGAGGGACGGGAAACAATCCCATTTTAAGGTATCTGGAGCGCCTGCCTATATCTGTACGGCGCAATATCTTTTTATTTCTCATTTCCGCTCAGCACAGGACACTGGATACGTTAATGGCCTTCTCCCTCTCTGTAGATGCCATTATCAATGAAAAGGACCTGGGCGAAATGCGGGAGATTTTGCAAAAGTCGCTGTCCCAGCATGAGCATTTCTACAAGGTATTTAAGGATTGCCTGAGGGCTGAAGGCCGGATTTAAAGGTAACACCGCGTAGCCGGGACATTTACTAAACCCCCGCCATCTGATCGAAATCTCTTGATTTTCCCCCTTAGCTATGTTTATTTTTTGCCTATGATTCAGTACGAATTGGCCGAGGACATTGGTGCATCAATAAAAGGCATTATTCATAAACTACAAATGACCCATGTGGATGAATCCAGGCTGGTTTGTATAAGGAGCAAATACTCTAACAGCAAGAGGGTAATTGCCCGCTGCCACGGTCTTTCCAGAATCATGCAATTAGCCCTCAACCAGAGGCCTCATTATGTTATCGAGGTTATTTCTGAAAGGTTTGATAAGCTCAGCAAAGAAGAGCAGATTAAGGTTCTTATCCACGAACTCATGCATATTCCTCATTCCTTTGGAGGCGGGTTCAGAGTCCACAAGCCGTATGTGACTCAGAAGAAGGTTGAGAGGATGTACAGAAAGTTTGTACGGGTCGGATAAGCTTGCCATGCATACGGAGATTCCCCGTCCGTCCTCCGCCTGCGGCGGACGGGAAGCTTCAAATTTTCCACTGTGCCGCCGCCAAATAATAAATTGCCATAATTACGTCGAGTCGACATAACATCGATAATTACAATAAAAAGCAGACCTCCGGATTTTATGCTATCGTCTTATGTAATTGATATTTAATTGCATTTCATTTTATTGTACTGTTTGCCAAATTGTAGTATCATCGCTTTTATCTGCGAGTTTTGATGAAAAAATCGAGTCGATATAATATATAATGTTAAGTTTCTCAAGATAAGAGACCCATTATGGAAGTCATATTGAGTATTATTGGTTCAGCATTATTCTCGTGGCTAATTACCAGTATCTATTTTAGGAAAAGCCTTAAGCAACAGTCGAAGGAAGCTGAAAAAGAGATTTCGCAGCTTTTAAAGTCTTTTGAGAACATACAAAAAGAAAAAAATGAAAGAGTCTTGTATCAACATCGTTTAGAGGAATCTATTCAAGAGTACCGTAAAACTGGCACACCTGTGCGAGTTATAGACACTTATGATAATATGTCCGAAGAAGAGAAAGCCAATCTGTATGATGCTGTCATGTTAAGAGAGAAGGGCAGACTGGGTAAATCTAATAAATATAGAAATAAAAAAACTTAACATCCTGCTGCAAGGGATGGCGCAAAAAACCGCGCCACCCTTGAGCAGAGCGTTAGGCGCGTGAGGAAAAATTTATGAACACAAAAAGTACTAAACGCACAGCCCGTGCTTACGTTATCGAGGCCACTGTCGCG containing:
- a CDS encoding zinc-ribbon domain-containing protein, with the protein product MEISCPGCQKRFLVPDEKLPANTKVVLTCPDCKGKIPIDTRGKSEEPGPLPDTDQDVAIEFFEEGTKTGLVCVPDESMKEGVVRVLEEFDYKTSAADDLRTFYAKVRYNHYGVIVVSEKSAEGGTGNNPILRYLERLPISVRRNIFLFLISAQHRTLDTLMAFSLSVDAIINEKDLGEMREILQKSLSQHEHFYKVFKDCLRAEGRI
- a CDS encoding PilT/PilU family type 4a pilus ATPase; the protein is MNKADIDHIITRMLESQESISDLNVTVGRPFQVVSSGRLVPVSLDSPIEQITPYQAETFALHLMASDARLLKALVREGSCDFSYQLPGRARFRVNVFQQKGYYSTVMRKLSTHIPTVKELELPESFYKMAREKNGIILFTGATGTGKSTSLAAILNEINEAEPLHVITLEDPIEFVHAHRKATFNQRELGADFDSFAHGLRAALRQAPNVILVGEMRDRETIEIGLSAAETGHLVFSTLHTVDAGQTVNRIIGMFSKDEEQQIRIRLADTTRWVVCQKLLPKVGGGRVAVFEVMNNNVRIKDSILNGESEGKTFYEIIDSGEAFNMQTFDKDILRSYERGLITEETALAYASHRAVVSRGIDQLKAQKGEKTSDIEGLKLDGNYGKEHRR
- a CDS encoding putative metallopeptidase translates to MIQYELAEDIGASIKGIIHKLQMTHVDESRLVCIRSKYSNSKRVIARCHGLSRIMQLALNQRPHYVIEVISERFDKLSKEEQIKVLIHELMHIPHSFGGGFRVHKPYVTQKKVERMYRKFVRVG